A single Archangium lipolyticum DNA region contains:
- the nrfD gene encoding NrfD/PsrC family molybdoenzyme membrane anchor subunit, with the protein MSDDIRPEDLEKRQDGRNIDSRLGVLAGEGAQQRVRGIDEANPSRDLLRTRPSQSGVNAESPSYYGQPAIKEPVWIWSIPLYFYVGGVAGAASVLGAAADIFGGKRMEGLGRRCRWVGTAGDIVSSGLLIYDLGRPERFLNMLRVFRPTSPMSVGSWVLVGSGAMNTASLLFAGRRGWLGRAGEGAAIAAGFLGLPLAGYTAVLIANTAVPVWQATRKSLPLLFMSSAMAGAASLLELLPHPRREERVLHLFGSVGKVGELLAGVAVQHEASRMEVLERPLKHGPSGTLWKAAKVCTAASLALGVWPGQRKWMKVAGALLGSAGALLTRFSVFRAGKASAADPQATFQPQRQGMGAAEVTGHTHASDGKPFKFPLPVLHEQPVLPRRGLSAAWHQESEQEPEPSSGPSP; encoded by the coding sequence GTGAGTGACGACATCCGGCCCGAGGATCTGGAGAAGCGGCAGGACGGGCGCAACATCGACTCGCGGCTGGGAGTGCTGGCCGGAGAGGGCGCACAGCAGCGGGTGAGAGGCATCGACGAGGCCAATCCCTCGCGCGACCTGCTGCGGACACGGCCCTCGCAGTCGGGCGTGAACGCGGAGTCACCGAGCTACTACGGGCAGCCAGCCATCAAGGAGCCCGTGTGGATCTGGAGCATCCCGCTCTACTTCTACGTGGGCGGTGTGGCGGGCGCGGCGAGCGTGCTGGGCGCGGCGGCGGATATCTTCGGTGGGAAGCGGATGGAGGGACTCGGGCGCCGGTGCCGGTGGGTGGGCACGGCGGGCGACATCGTGAGCTCGGGGCTGCTCATCTACGACCTGGGACGGCCCGAGCGCTTCCTGAACATGCTTCGGGTGTTCCGCCCCACATCGCCCATGAGCGTGGGCTCCTGGGTGCTGGTGGGCTCGGGGGCGATGAACACCGCGTCCCTGCTGTTCGCCGGCCGGCGCGGCTGGCTGGGGCGCGCGGGAGAGGGAGCGGCCATCGCGGCGGGCTTCCTGGGATTGCCGCTCGCCGGGTACACGGCGGTGCTCATCGCCAACACGGCGGTGCCCGTGTGGCAGGCCACGCGCAAGTCGCTGCCACTGCTGTTCATGTCCTCGGCGATGGCGGGCGCCGCGAGCCTCCTGGAGCTGCTGCCACATCCGCGAAGAGAGGAGAGGGTGCTCCACCTGTTCGGCTCGGTGGGCAAGGTGGGCGAGTTGCTGGCCGGAGTCGCGGTGCAGCACGAGGCCTCGCGAATGGAGGTGCTCGAACGGCCGCTGAAGCACGGACCCTCGGGGACACTGTGGAAGGCGGCCAAGGTGTGCACCGCGGCGTCACTGGCGCTGGGCGTGTGGCCGGGCCAGCGCAAGTGGATGAAGGTAGCGGGGGCACTGCTGGGCTCGGCGGGGGCACTGCTGACACGCTTCTCGGTGTTCCGCGCGGGCAAGGCATCGGCGGCCGACCCACAGGCCACGTTCCAGCCGCAGCGCCAGGGAATGGGCGCCGCGGAGGTGACGGGGCACACGCACGCATCGGACGGGAAGCCGTTCAAGTTCCCGCTGCCGGTGTTGCATGAACAGCCGGTGCTGCCTCGAAGGGGGCTATCGGCAGCGTGGCATCAGGAGTCGGAGCAGGAGCCAGAACCTTCCTCGGGTCCTTCGCCCTGA
- the fdh gene encoding formate dehydrogenase, with amino-acid sequence MGLLDLFSRWPLIRQLQEKDSTALGDTAMSERSRHLAPRTLHADKVVPSICPYCAVGCGQKVYVQGDRILDIEGDEDSPISRGRLCPKGAATFQLVTGSHRLDTVLYRRPGGTQWERIPLHQALDMVAERVKKTRDATWEDTNDKGEAVHRTLGIAHLGGATLDNEENYLIKKLFTAGLGIVQVENQARIUHSSTVPGLGISFGRGGATTFQQDLANADCILIMGSNMAECHPVGFQWVMEARERGATLIHVDPRFTRTSAMADTYVPLRAGSDIAFLGGLVHYILENERYFHDYVVNYTNAPAILREDFQDTEDLDGLFSGYDPDKGSYSPHTWQYENMDGVVPAAGHKELFAEPGAGGHGKVRGKHITEVPSDKTLQHPRCVFQVLKRHYARYTPAVVSRICGVPQELFLQVARTLCDNSGRERTSAFCYAVGWTQHSVGVQNIRTAAIIQLLLGNIGRPGGGIMALRGHASIQGSSDIPTLYNLLPGYIPMPHAPDAQRFDQYLHNNESASGWWSNFPKYVVSLLKAYYGDAATKDNDWGFHWIPKLTGDHSHMTTVADMADGKVKGYFVLGENPVVGSMNGALQRKALGKLDWLVVSDLSLTETAEFWRTAPEVVRGDVRPEDIQTEVFFFPCAAHTEKDGSFTNTQRLLQWHHKAVESPGEARSDLHFIFHLGRRLKELYADSTEEKDRPLQALTWDYPTKGPREEPDAEAVLKEISGYTVADGAPVPGFSELKDDGSTACGCWIYSGSYADGVNQPARRKPGREQTWVASEWGWAWPANRRLLYNRASADPEGRPWSERKKYVWWDAQQGRWTGEDVPDFIVDRPPSYRPLPETHGVDTLSGTDPFIMQADGKGWLFAPSGMMDGPLPTHYEPLESPVRNFLYAQQCNPARYEYRRRDNPLHRAWADPRYPYVLTTYRLTEHHTAGGMSRWLSWLSELQPEMFVEVSPELAAEAELENGGWCTLYTARGEIECRVLVTERIRPLQLDGKRVHQVGLPYHWGYTGRVRGESANDLLGFTADPNVSIQESKALTCNLLPGRRSRYRRAAMGWEPWPLPPGVVDVPRDLEGVGPHAEQPPQEKE; translated from the coding sequence TTGGGACTCCTCGACCTGTTCTCCCGCTGGCCCCTCATCCGTCAGCTCCAGGAGAAGGACTCCACCGCCCTCGGTGACACGGCCATGAGCGAGCGCAGCCGCCACCTCGCGCCGCGCACCCTCCACGCCGACAAGGTCGTCCCCTCCATCTGCCCCTACTGCGCCGTCGGCTGCGGCCAGAAGGTCTACGTCCAGGGCGACAGGATTCTCGACATCGAGGGCGATGAGGACTCGCCCATCTCCCGCGGCCGGCTCTGCCCCAAGGGCGCCGCCACCTTCCAGCTCGTCACCGGCAGTCATCGGCTCGACACCGTCCTCTACCGCCGCCCCGGTGGCACGCAGTGGGAACGCATCCCCCTCCACCAGGCCCTGGACATGGTCGCCGAGCGCGTGAAGAAGACGCGCGACGCCACCTGGGAGGACACGAACGACAAGGGCGAGGCCGTCCACCGCACCCTCGGCATCGCCCACCTCGGCGGCGCCACGCTCGACAACGAGGAGAACTACCTCATCAAGAAGCTCTTCACCGCCGGACTCGGCATCGTCCAGGTGGAGAACCAGGCTCGAATATGACACTCCTCCACGGTGCCCGGTCTGGGCATCTCGTTCGGCCGAGGCGGTGCCACCACGTTCCAGCAGGACCTGGCGAACGCGGACTGCATCCTCATCATGGGCAGCAACATGGCCGAGTGTCACCCCGTGGGCTTCCAGTGGGTGATGGAGGCCCGTGAGCGCGGCGCCACCCTCATCCACGTGGACCCGCGCTTCACCCGCACCAGCGCCATGGCGGACACATACGTGCCCCTGCGCGCGGGCTCGGACATCGCGTTCCTCGGCGGCCTCGTCCACTACATCCTGGAGAACGAGCGCTACTTCCACGACTACGTCGTGAATTACACCAACGCCCCCGCCATCCTCCGCGAGGACTTCCAGGACACCGAGGACCTCGACGGCCTCTTCAGCGGCTACGACCCGGACAAGGGCTCGTACTCTCCGCACACCTGGCAGTACGAGAACATGGACGGCGTCGTGCCCGCCGCGGGCCACAAGGAGCTCTTCGCCGAGCCCGGCGCCGGCGGCCACGGCAAGGTGCGCGGCAAGCACATCACCGAGGTGCCGAGCGACAAGACGCTCCAGCACCCGCGCTGCGTCTTCCAGGTGCTCAAGCGCCACTACGCGCGCTACACGCCGGCCGTCGTCTCGCGCATCTGCGGCGTCCCCCAGGAGCTCTTCCTCCAGGTGGCCCGCACGCTCTGCGACAACTCGGGCCGCGAGCGCACCAGCGCCTTCTGCTACGCCGTGGGTTGGACGCAGCACTCGGTGGGCGTGCAGAACATCCGCACCGCCGCCATCATCCAGCTGCTGCTCGGCAACATCGGCCGGCCCGGCGGCGGCATCATGGCCCTGCGCGGCCACGCCTCCATCCAGGGCTCCTCCGACATCCCCACCCTCTACAACCTGCTGCCCGGCTACATCCCCATGCCGCACGCGCCGGACGCGCAGCGCTTCGACCAGTACCTCCACAACAACGAGTCCGCCAGCGGCTGGTGGAGCAACTTCCCCAAGTACGTCGTCTCCCTGCTCAAGGCGTACTACGGCGACGCCGCGACGAAGGACAACGACTGGGGCTTCCACTGGATACCCAAGCTCACCGGCGACCACTCGCACATGACGACCGTCGCCGACATGGCCGATGGCAAGGTGAAGGGCTACTTCGTCCTCGGCGAGAACCCCGTCGTGGGCTCCATGAACGGCGCCCTGCAGCGCAAGGCTCTGGGCAAGCTCGACTGGCTCGTGGTCAGCGACCTGTCCCTCACCGAGACGGCCGAGTTCTGGCGCACCGCCCCCGAGGTCGTCCGCGGCGACGTGCGCCCCGAGGACATCCAGACCGAGGTCTTCTTCTTCCCGTGCGCCGCGCACACCGAGAAGGACGGCTCCTTCACCAACACCCAGCGCCTGCTCCAGTGGCACCACAAGGCAGTCGAGTCACCCGGTGAGGCGCGAAGTGATCTGCACTTCATCTTCCACCTCGGGCGCCGGCTGAAGGAGCTCTACGCGGACTCCACCGAGGAGAAGGACAGGCCTCTCCAGGCCCTCACCTGGGACTACCCGACGAAGGGCCCTCGCGAGGAGCCCGACGCCGAGGCCGTGTTGAAGGAGATCAGCGGCTATACCGTGGCGGACGGCGCCCCGGTGCCTGGTTTCTCGGAGCTGAAGGACGACGGCTCCACCGCGTGCGGCTGTTGGATTTATTCGGGCAGCTACGCGGACGGGGTGAACCAGCCGGCGCGCAGGAAGCCCGGACGGGAACAGACGTGGGTGGCATCCGAGTGGGGTTGGGCCTGGCCCGCCAACCGGCGGCTCCTCTACAACCGCGCCTCAGCGGACCCCGAGGGCCGCCCCTGGAGCGAGCGCAAGAAGTACGTCTGGTGGGACGCCCAGCAGGGCAGGTGGACGGGCGAGGACGTGCCGGACTTCATCGTGGACCGGCCGCCCTCGTACCGGCCCCTGCCGGAGACCCATGGCGTGGACACGCTCTCGGGCACGGACCCGTTCATCATGCAGGCGGACGGGAAGGGCTGGCTCTTCGCGCCGAGCGGGATGATGGACGGTCCGCTGCCCACGCACTACGAGCCGCTGGAGTCGCCCGTCCGCAACTTCCTCTACGCGCAGCAGTGCAACCCGGCGCGCTACGAGTACCGGCGCCGGGACAATCCCCTGCACCGCGCCTGGGCGGACCCGCGCTACCCGTATGTCCTCACCACGTACCGCCTCACCGAGCACCACACCGCGGGCGGCATGTCGCGCTGGCTGTCGTGGTTGAGCGAGCTGCAGCCGGAGATGTTCGTCGAGGTGTCTCCGGAGCTGGCCGCCGAGGCGGAGTTGGAGAACGGCGGCTGGTGCACGCTGTACACGGCACGTGGAGAGATTGAATGCCGGGTGCTGGTGACGGAGCGCATCCGCCCGCTGCAACTGGACGGGAAGCGGGTGCACCAGGTGGGCCTGCCGTACCACTGGGGCTACACGGGACGCGTGCGGGGAGAGAGCGCCAACGACCTGCTCGGCTTCACCGCGGATCCGAACGTCTCCATCCAGGAGTCCAAGGCGCTCACCTGCAACCTCCTCCCCGGGAGGCGCAGCCGGTACCGGCGCGCGGCCATGGGCTGGGAGCCGTGGCCCCTGCCTCCGGGCGTGGTGGACGTCCCGAGGGACCTGGAGGGCGTGGGCCCGCACGCGGAACAACCTCCGCAGGAGAAGGAGTAG
- a CDS encoding FAD-binding oxidoreductase encodes MSTRATSIWGWGYADKFPDAEARRALGEQVSALLGAPPLEPREPAAADALRLPRPRIAPPEALTALCSSEDSDRAAHTYGKGYGDLVRGFHGDFSSAPDFVARPRTEEDVRAIMDWCGDHRVALIPFGGGTSVVRGVEAAIGDGFRGAVSLDMRAMDRVVEVDPVSRAARIQAGATGPVLEAQLASHGFTLRHFPQSFEFSTLGGWIATRAGGHFATLYTHIDDLVQSTRMLTPRGLYETRRLPASGAGPAPDRFVLGSEGTLGVITEAWVRVQLRPRFRASASVHFSDFTSGARAVREISQSGLHPSNCRLLDARESFLNGVTGDGSCVLVLAFESADHPQQAKMERALAITAAHGGECREGARYRSEETGSQARAGGAADSWRSAFIEAPYLQNVMVSLGVIADTFETACTWDRFDDLHGAILESMRGALERICGGGSVSCRFTHVYPDGPAPYYTFIGPAKPGGELQQWLELKHAASEAVMAHGGTITHHHSVGRLHRPWYDRERPEPFALALKAVKGALDPQGILNPGVLVGP; translated from the coding sequence ATGAGCACTCGCGCAACGAGCATCTGGGGCTGGGGCTACGCGGACAAGTTCCCCGATGCCGAGGCACGCCGCGCCCTCGGGGAGCAGGTCTCCGCGCTCCTCGGTGCACCCCCGCTGGAGCCCCGTGAGCCCGCTGCTGCCGACGCCCTGCGCCTCCCGCGTCCCCGCATTGCTCCGCCCGAGGCGTTGACGGCGCTCTGCTCGTCCGAGGATTCCGACCGCGCCGCGCATACCTACGGCAAGGGCTATGGGGATCTCGTGCGGGGCTTCCACGGGGACTTCTCCTCCGCTCCCGACTTCGTCGCCCGCCCCCGCACCGAGGAGGACGTGCGCGCCATCATGGACTGGTGCGGCGACCACCGCGTGGCCCTCATTCCCTTCGGCGGAGGCACCAGCGTCGTGCGCGGCGTCGAGGCCGCCATCGGTGACGGCTTCCGCGGCGCCGTGTCCCTCGACATGCGCGCCATGGACCGCGTCGTCGAGGTGGACCCCGTCTCCCGCGCCGCTCGCATCCAGGCCGGTGCCACCGGCCCCGTGCTCGAGGCGCAGCTCGCCTCCCACGGCTTCACCCTTCGCCACTTCCCCCAGTCCTTCGAGTTCTCCACCCTCGGCGGGTGGATCGCCACGCGCGCCGGGGGTCACTTCGCCACGCTCTACACGCACATCGACGACCTGGTGCAGTCCACCCGCATGCTCACCCCGCGCGGCCTCTACGAAACGCGCCGCCTCCCAGCCTCCGGCGCCGGCCCTGCTCCGGACAGGTTCGTGCTCGGCTCCGAGGGCACGCTCGGGGTCATCACCGAGGCCTGGGTGCGCGTCCAGCTCCGCCCCCGCTTCCGCGCCAGCGCCAGTGTCCACTTCTCAGACTTCACCTCCGGCGCTCGCGCCGTCCGTGAGATCTCCCAGTCCGGCCTCCATCCCTCCAACTGCCGCCTCCTCGATGCGCGAGAGTCCTTCCTCAATGGCGTGACGGGTGATGGCTCCTGTGTGCTCGTGCTCGCCTTCGAGTCCGCCGATCATCCGCAGCAGGCGAAGATGGAGCGCGCGCTCGCCATCACCGCCGCACACGGGGGCGAGTGCCGGGAGGGAGCCCGCTATCGCTCCGAGGAGACGGGCTCGCAGGCGCGTGCCGGTGGTGCGGCCGACAGCTGGCGCTCGGCCTTCATCGAGGCGCCGTATCTGCAGAACGTCATGGTGAGCCTCGGCGTCATCGCCGACACCTTCGAGACCGCGTGCACGTGGGACCGGTTCGATGACCTCCACGGTGCCATCCTGGAGTCCATGCGCGGTGCCTTGGAGCGCATCTGCGGCGGTGGCTCGGTGAGTTGCCGCTTCACTCACGTCTATCCGGACGGGCCCGCGCCCTATTACACGTTCATCGGCCCGGCGAAGCCCGGCGGTGAGTTGCAGCAGTGGCTGGAGCTCAAGCACGCGGCGAGCGAGGCCGTGATGGCTCACGGAGGCACCATCACCCACCACCACTCCGTGGGACGATTACACCGCCCCTGGTACGACCGCGAGCGCCCCGAACCCTTCGCCCTCGCACTGAAGGCCGTGAAGGGGGCACTGGATCCTCAGGGGATTCTCAACCCGGGTGTCCTCGTGGGGCCCTGA
- a CDS encoding 4Fe-4S dicluster domain-containing protein, with amino-acid sequence MGQKGFFTDTTLCIGCKACEVACKQWNQLPDDGFQFTGMSYDNSGHLGSSTWRHVAFVERPVPSPTQNTAGMAFSWLMASDVCKHCQRAGCLEACPTGAIIRTEFDTVYVQPDVCNGCGYCVTACPFGVIDRRQDDGRAWKCTLCYDRLGEDMTPACAKACPTASIQFGDVDELRERAHRRVEQLHDKGLDAAYLYGADAENQPGTGGLNAFFLLVDKPEVYNLPPDPVVPTMKGKDAWTSMGWGALGMAVVAIGAVLLGREVAR; translated from the coding sequence ATGGGACAGAAGGGCTTCTTCACCGACACCACGCTCTGCATCGGCTGCAAGGCCTGCGAGGTGGCCTGCAAACAGTGGAACCAGTTGCCGGATGACGGCTTCCAGTTCACCGGCATGTCCTACGACAACTCGGGGCACCTGGGCTCGTCCACCTGGCGGCACGTGGCCTTCGTCGAGCGTCCAGTGCCGAGCCCCACGCAGAACACCGCGGGGATGGCCTTCTCGTGGCTGATGGCCTCGGACGTGTGCAAGCACTGCCAGCGCGCGGGGTGCCTGGAGGCGTGCCCCACCGGCGCCATCATCCGCACGGAGTTCGACACCGTGTACGTGCAGCCGGACGTGTGCAACGGCTGCGGCTACTGCGTGACGGCGTGCCCCTTCGGCGTCATCGACCGGCGCCAGGACGACGGGCGCGCATGGAAGTGCACCCTCTGCTACGACCGGCTCGGCGAGGACATGACCCCCGCCTGCGCCAAGGCGTGCCCCACCGCCTCCATCCAGTTCGGGGATGTGGATGAATTGCGCGAGCGGGCCCACCGGCGCGTGGAGCAACTGCACGACAAGGGATTGGACGCGGCGTACCTGTACGGCGCGGACGCGGAGAACCAGCCAGGGACTGGCGGGCTGAATGCGTTCTTCCTGCTCGTGGACAAGCCCGAGGTCTACAACCTCCCGCCGGACCCGGTGGTGCCGACGATGAAGGGGAAGGATGCCTGGACCTCGATGGGGTGGGGGGCGCTGGGCATGGCCGTGGTGGCCATTGGCGCGGTGCTCCTGGGACGCGAGGTGGCGCGGTGA